The genome window cacatatcttgttaacaaactaaatttggcaagtcggttaggaccgatactttgtgcatgacaaataatttttccaacaattgtttacagacagattatttcactgtaccacaattccagtgggtcagaagtttacatacactaagttgactgtgcctttaaacagcttcgcaaattccagaaaatgtaatggctttagaagcttctgacaggctaattgacatcatttgagtcaattggaggtgcatctgtggatgtatttcaaggcctaccttaaaacgcacctctttgcttgacatgagaaaatcaaaagaaatcagccaaaacctcagaattgcagacctccacaagtctggttcatccttgggagcaatttccaaacgcctgaaggtaccacattcatctgtacaaacaatagtacgcaagtataaacaccatgggaccacgcagccgtcataccgctcaggaaggagacgcgttctgtctcctagagatgaacgtactgtggtgcgaaaactgcaaatcaatcccagaacaacagcaaaggaccttgtgaagatgctggaggaaacaggtacaaaagtatctatatccaaataacctgaaaggccgctcagcaaggaagaagccactgctccaaaaccaccataaaaaagtcagactaaggtttgcaactgcacatggggacaaagaaatatcctctggtctgatgaaacaaatataaaactgtttggccataatgaccatcgttatgtttagaggaaaaagggggaggcgtgcaagccgaagaacaccatcccaaccgtgaagcacaggggtggcagcatcatgttgtgtggatgctttgctgcaggagggtctggtgcacttcacaaaatagatggcatcatgaggcaggaaaattaggtggatatattgaagcaacatctcaagacatcagtcaggtagttatagcttggtcacaaatgggtcttccaaatggacaatgaccccaagcatacttccaaagttgtggtaaaatggctcaaggacaacaaagtcaaggtattggagtggccatcacaaagccctgacctcaatcctatagaaaatgtgtgggcagaactgaaaaagcgtgtgcgagcaaggaggcctacaaacctgactcggttacaccagctctgtcaggaggaatgggccaaaattcacccaagttattgtgggaagcttgtggaaggctacccgaaacgtttgacccaaattaaacaatttaaaggcaatgctaccaaatactaattgagtgtatgttaacttctgacccactaggaatgtgatgaaagaaataaaagctgaaataactactacactgctcaaaaaaataaagggaacacttaaacaacacaatgtaactccaagtcaatcacacttctgtgaaatcaaactgtccacttaggaagcaacactgattgacaatacatttcacatgcaaatggaatagacaacaggtggaaattataggcaattagcaagacacccccaataaaggagtggttctgcaggtggggaccacagaccacttctcagttcctatgcttcctggctgatgttttggtcacttttgaatgctggcggtgctttcactctagtggtagcatgagacggagtctacaacccacacaagtggctcaggtagtgcagctcatccaggatggcacatcaatgcgagctgtggcaagaaggtttgctgtgtctgtcagcgtagtgtccagagcatggaggcgctaccaggagacaggccagtacatcaggagacgtggaggaggccgtaggagggcaacaacccagcagcaggaccgctacctccgcctttgtgcaaggaggagcaggagaagcactgccagagccctgcaaaatgacctccagcaggccacaaatgtgcatgtgtctgctcaaacggtcagaaacagactccatgagggtggtatgagggcccgacgtccacaggtgggggttgtgcttacagcccaacaccgtgcaggacgtttggcaaattcgccactggcgccctgtgctcttcacagatgaaagcaggttcacactgagcacatgtgtcagtcgtgacagagtctggagacgccgtggagaacgttctgctgcctgcgacatcctccagcatgaccggattggcggtgggtcagtcatggtgtggggtggcatttctttggggggccgcacagccctccatgtgctcgccagaggtagcctgactgccattaggtaccgatatgagatcctcagaccccttgtgagaccatatgctggtgcggttggccctgggttcctcctaatgcaagacaatgctagacctcatgtggctggagtgtgtcagcagttcctgcaagaggaaggcattgatgctatggactggcccgcccgttccccagacctgaatccaattgagcacatctgggacatcatgtctcgctccatccaccaacgccacgttgcgccacagactgtccaggagttggcggatgctttagtccaggtctgggaggagatccctcaggagaccatccgccacctcatcaggagcatgcccaggcgttgtagggaggtcatacaggcacgtgcaggccacacacactactgagcctcatttcgacttgttttaaggacattacatcaaagttggatcagcctgtagtgtggttttccactttaattttgagtgtgactccaaatccagacctccatgggttgataaattggatttccattgattatttttgtgtgattttgttgtcaacacattccactatgtaaagaaaaaagtatttaataagattatttctttcattcagatctaggatgtgttgtttaagtgttccctttatttttttgagcagtatatgattctgacatttcacattcttaaaataaagtgttgatcctaacagacctaagacagggaacctttagtaggattaaatgtcaggaattatgaaaaactgagtttgaatgtatttggctaagatttatgtaaacttccgacttcaactgtatgtctgctgACAAAGCATAAAGAAACAGAATAGGTATCTAGCTCACCTTAGCCTCTGTGAAGAGGGATAGGCCAGAATGGTGTTCTTCCACTTAGTAATGCAGGGGTATCTCTCAAGGTCAATCTCCATGTTATTCATTGCAGACAGGACCTCACTGTCCAACTTGGTGGGAAATTCCCTGCAAGAAAGAGTCAAAGAACATTGGTTAGCATTTCCATTTTGTTACAAAGAAACATTTGTGGTGCGAGTTTAAATTGCAACAGATCATTTTGACAGGTTGACTGATGTACAGTAAATAAACAAAGACTTACCCATCCATAAACAGTTCCTGTCTTCGTCTTGTAGGGGTGACCGTCATCAGAATTGTGTCTTCAGCGGTGTCTCCTTCCGTTGATTTGTAAGATTCGCTAGAGGATCCTGAGTCTCTCCTCCTGTTTCCCCCATCTCTGGGACCATCTCTGGGACCATCTGGGCCCTCTGAGTCTGAGCCCTCGTCTGCAGTCAGATACTCCTCAGAGCTAGGGTTAGAGAGCTCCTCCGCCTGCCTCTTCCCCTGACTCCTCTCCCAGGTCCTCCAGAAGCTACCGTCCCCCAGGTCCAGGCCTTCTCTCCAAGGTACAGAGGGAGCCAGACATGCCTTCTCTGGGTCCTCCACAGTGCCAGAGGCTACATTTAGACTGGCTTTCTCAAACTCTGGCAGGAGGTTACACACAGGTGACTGGGAACTGTTCTCCACTGGTGCTGAGTTCTTGTCATTCAGGATGTGGTTAGACGGGGCTTGGCTCTGGTTTTTCTGCTCCTCTGAAATGACGGCAAACACATGAATGTGAAATTATTTGGGGATTTCCCTGTATAATTTCAAGCATGAAATATGTTATAACATGTTTGTAAGGTTGTAGATTTTCTATGGAAGTGCTTACCTTTGGAGGGTGTTGATGTTTTAAATCCACCACCGGTCTCCTCTGTCCTCCCATATTCTTCTCGGGGAAGCTCACTTCGGTCCTTCCTATCCAGATACTCTTCCAGCCTCTTCAGTCCCTCCTCTGTAGACAGGTCAGTGAAGCTCTGAAGGAAGTCCCAGTACTCTGCCCAAGGATGCCCCATGCCATGTGCAATCTCCCTGTTGAGAGAGATCAGATCGATCAGAAAATATGCCAACTGTAGCTATTACATTTTTCCTTGACATGATATTCATCGATCGTCAGCAAGTTTATGGTTACTTGATAAAATGTTGCTTGTTTGTTTCCTTAGAGTTTAGCCTATTAAAAGCTCACTGCAGTCAAAAACTATATTTGCCTATGCtttacatatacactgagtgcacaaaacatttgggacaccttcctaatattgagttgcatgccCGTTTGCCATCagtacagcctcaattcatcatgtcaaaagcgttccacagggatgctggcccatgttgactccaatgcttcccaaagttgtgtcatgttggctggatgtcctttgtgcagtggaccatttttgatacacacaagaaactgttgagcgtgataaacccagcagcgttgcagttcttgacacattcaaaccggtgtgcctggcacctcaTACCCTGGTTAAAGGCACTTcaaaatcttttgtcttgtccattcacccacatacacaatccatgtctcaattatttcaaggcttaaaaatcctttaacttGCGTCCTTCTCTCCCCTGATTGAAGTTGatataacaagtgacatcaattagggatcatagctttcacctggtcagtctatatcatggaaagagctggtcctaatgttttgtgcactcagtgtatttcCACACTATACGGTTGGAACAATATTATGAaagttatgataatgcccttttagtgtaagagctgtttgaaaagacccccTGAAATTTCAACCTGTTTTGGTGTGATGGTGGAACCATTTTAATTCAAAACAATTACAGTAAGGTTACCCAAAAAGGTTAcccattgttacccagaaatgatttgatattgagataaaaacagctgcatttgaCCTTTAATAAAAGGTCACAGGTCCACTGTTCGTTCACTTACCTCCCCACACGCTCTGCACCCCTGTCAGGGTCGGATTTGAGAATACGGTGGAAATACTCTGCTCGATCCCTGGGTGGAGTTCTCCATAGTCTATGGAACTCATCTGCCTGTAAGACCAAAACAGAAAACGGGTTTATGGGGTTTAGAGACAAAGGCCTATGAGCCTCTATAGATGGATTTTTTCATTGTACAATACTCCAAGGTATTGAGGTTACCTTTGAAGGACTGAGGGGACCCACATACGCTCTCACAGTCATGACTGggtctatgggactcccagccaCTCCTGATCCCTGCGAATGAAAATCCACCTCCAGTGGGCTTGGAGACCATGGCAAACCAATCACAGGCTGGAAGCTGTTGTCTGTATCCCTCAGCAAGGGAACATAGCACCGTTCTGTCAGAAAAGGGAAAAAGTCAGCAATGTGTTCACAAGTTGGCATTTGCACAtgcaaaaaggttttacagccaGCATTGGCAACCATCTAAACGTACCCTCCAAATATTCCTTGATCTTCTTCTTTATGTCAGGGGTTTTGTTTTTCCTCTCACATATCACCTGTAAAAGGCATTTATAAAGTCAAGTATTTAGTCCTCAGAATCATCTCTTTTCTGGCATGAAATTCAGGGGATACTGCACCTTACTGAACAGAAATGGAATGCTTTACTAAGAGAATGGTTTTAGTGCAAATGAAGTGGTTCTTTATAGCTGTAATGTGGCTTACACTAGAGGGCTTCTGGTTGTACTTGTTCTGCCGGTGTTTATCAGTGGCCGGATGAGAACACAGCACGTTGACCACGTCTTGACAGCCAAACTTACAGGCAAAGTGAAGAGGAGTTTCATTGCTCTGCAGGGAGATCACACACATTCAATACATCTCATGAATACCTTATGTACACACTTTAACGCTAACAGACTATATTTTCTGCGTGCACTGTGCTGACTACCAACTCCCATTGTATTACAAAGTTACGGTTCATATACTGCAAGTTCTCACTGCTTTGTCAGGTGTGTTCAGGTACAGGTCAACGAGGTAGCGGATGCGTTGGTGTAACATGGCCTCCTGGTCATCGGGATACATGAGTCTCATGAAGTCTGGGCTCTCCAGGGTGTCCAGGAGGAGCTGAACCATCCCTGACTGGTTCTCTTTGGCCGCCACATGCAGGACGTTATAATGGCATCCTTCCTATAAAACAGGAATACAGAGTTATTCCACACCAGAGAATGTGAAGCACCATTCTGCTCCCATGGAAATGACAGAAACAATAATTATCTCAAAGGCATACATGCACGATGGTGGGGTTGTCTCCAGATCCGATAAGGTAGCGTGGGTTGGCCCAGACCAGCTTGCTGAAGGCTTCCTTGTCCCCCTTCTCCACTGCCTTTCTCAGCTTGGCTGTCAGGTCCTGGGTGCGGGGGCTGCGGAACTCATTAGCCCTCTCCAGGTTCACAGGTGAAGTCCCTGATGCGGTAGGGCTTCCTGGGAGGACAAGAGTGTCATTGCTGGTCAACCTTTTTCTTGCTAATTTTACATGACACAAGAGGTGAATGATCCGTCTAGCTTTCTATCTATATAGTGGCTCTATAT of Salmo salar chromosome ssa01, Ssal_v3.1, whole genome shotgun sequence contains these proteins:
- the LOC106564143 gene encoding ankyrin repeat and LEM domain-containing protein 2, whose translation is MEEVMSRLQALNPDQLRQEIIGAGLKCGPLTTTTRAIFERKLARSLLEKQGGDGGVSGGGSSSNAESNRPLTDTVEADHTLELKSSAEECKETEELDEPESPLVYYGVCPHWEESVVTDDKVHVYVDRKKALRAMMTMKESRFKSFSTREEAEKFSKGINEHSPALASTTAPDGPQGVLQPVVHTGSPTASGTSPVNLERANEFRSPRTQDLTAKLRKAVEKGDKEAFSKLVWANPRYLIGSGDNPTIVHEGCHYNVLHVAAKENQSGMVQLLLDTLESPDFMRLMYPDDQEAMLHQRIRYLVDLYLNTPDKASNETPLHFACKFGCQDVVNVLCSHPATDKHRQNKYNQKPSSVICERKNKTPDIKKKIKEYLEERCYVPLLRDTDNSFQPVIGLPWSPSPLEVDFHSQGSGVAGSPIDPVMTVRAYVGPLSPSKADEFHRLWRTPPRDRAEYFHRILKSDPDRGAERVGREIAHGMGHPWAEYWDFLQSFTDLSTEEGLKRLEEYLDRKDRSELPREEYGRTEETGGGFKTSTPSKEEQKNQSQAPSNHILNDKNSAPVENSSQSPVCNLLPEFEKASLNVASGTVEDPEKACLAPSVPWREGLDLGDGSFWRTWERSQGKRQAEELSNPSSEEYLTADEGSDSEGPDGPRDGPRDGGNRRRDSGSSSESYKSTEGDTAEDTILMTVTPTRRRQELFMDGEFPTKLDSEVLSAMNNMEIDLERYPCITKWKNTILAYPSSQRLSWPSPKRSLTGTPNCSPSRLSFHSPGPTTQSCYTQTILCRTLFHSPN